In the Paenibacillus sp. FSL R7-0337 genome, CAATCTTCGGTCAATCTGGACGACGAGCCTGCCAAAGTGCTCAAAGAAATCATGGCGCTTAATTACAGCGGAATCAATTCGAATCCAATCCTGAAGGAATGGTACAACAAAGCTCTTTTCAGCAAGCTGGAGAAGGAATTCTATGAGCATGGCGGGATTGAAGGTATTCATGAAATGATGAACAGCGGCACGCTGGAATTAATCCGGCACTGGAAGACCAAGGGGAAGATCAGAACAGATCTTGCGGACGGCATGATTCTTGCCTTGTTCAACTCTGTGCCGTATATCGACATTCACAAGGAAGAGATAGGGGTTAGCTATTTCCCGCAGATCCTGGATTATTTAGTTGAATTCATTATGAAAGGCTTGACGGATACACAGCATTGACACAGATCTATGGTTTCGTTTGGCTTGCTGCAGAATACACTATTAAATGTTCAGGGATGTACTGGGCATTTTATTTTGCTTTGAAATGAATGAATTTAATTAAGTTCATTCATATTTTATAAAATAACGAATTGAGGCGCCATTATGAAGACTATTATTATTTACAGATCAGGCCGCAGCATGAACACACAGAAGATTGCAGCCGCTATGGCTGAAGTGCTGGGTGCAGATTTGGCTAAAGTAGAGGACGTTAAGCCGGAGATGCTGTCCGGATATGACCTGATTGGCCTTGGTTCAGGCATTTACGCCTCCAAAATCCACCGCAAGATGTTCAAATTCATCAAGAGGATGCCGCTCCGGGACAAAAAAGTCTTTATTTTTTGCACCTCCGGATCTGGAGAATTCAAGAATCAGGTGCTGGTTGAGACCAAGCTGGCGGCGAAGGGCAGCAACGTGATCGGTGAGTTCCATTGTCCCGGGGAGTTCAGCCCGCTGGGCTTCAATCTGGATAAAAAAGGGCATCCCGATGAGCTGGATGTCGAGAAAGCCCGCCTCTTCGCAGCCGCCTTATTAGACAAGATTGTCTGAATAAGCTGAGTATAGAGCAAGACAGGAACAGTCCCACCGGCCACAGTCTGCTATAATGGACTCACCTATGTGGACCAGAAAGGCCGGTGGAGTTACTGAATTACAGCAGAGAGATCGGGCAGACGATTGATTATATTGAGGAGCATCTCATGGACCCGCTGACAGCGGAGCAGATTGCAGCGTATGCAGGGTATTCGCTGTATCATTTTTGCCGGATGTTCAGTAAGGCTCAGGCTATGCCGGTCATGGAATATGTGCGCACCCGGAGATTGTCGCGGGCTGCCGTTGAATTGTTCAACGGGCGGAGAATTACGGAGATTGCGCTGGAATATGGCTTCGAGACCCCCGGGGGCTTCGCCAAAGCCTTCCGCAAAACTTACGGCTACAGCCCCTCCCAGTATGCGGCACGGATGAGCGGGTATCTCCGGGACCGGTTAGAATATGAGATTAAGGACTATATTGCAGAGCCGGTGATGGTGGCGAAGTCTGCTTTTAACGTAGCGGGGTACGGGATTGAGACGGATGTGGAGGCCGGGAATGCTACGCAGGACGTCGCTTCCTTCTGGTATTACTATGAGGGCGACAATCTGGAGGATCAGATGTACGCGAAGCTGAATCCGCCTAAGCACGGGGAGATTGGCTTGTGCATTCCGGCAGACACTGGCGGCAATGCCGTCTATCTGCTAGGGGTTATAGTGGAGGACTTCAGTAAGGTTACTCCTGACATGCTTACGGCTGTTGTGCCTGCGGCGCAGTATGCGGTATTTACGACACCGCCGGTGGACGCTACCGATGAGGCGAGACCGGAGACTTTTGCCGAGGTGGTCAAGAGTACCTGGAGATATATCTTCGAAGACTGGTTCCCGGGCAGCGGATATATGCATGACGAAGATAAGCTGAACTTTGAGTTCTACGACGAACGCTGTCACGCCCGTGTGGATTCGGTGATGGAGATTTATGTTCCGGTGCGGGGCCGCAGGTTTCATGAAACCATTGAATAGGTTATTGTAATATGTGGAAAATAGAGATAAAGGAGATAACCATGGCTAAACAACGCAAGATTTTACTAACTGTAACCGTATTGTATACAATGCTTGTGCTTTATTTTATGTTCTTTGCTTTCGGCAGAGGAGAGGCTTCGGATCATACCATCTACACCTTTATTTTCATGCCCGATAACTTTCTTAAGCTGCCGTCTCCGTCTGATCTTCTGCCTCCCACCCTCATGGATTTGGTGGGTTTCGGGAACACGATTGCGTTTATTCCTTTCGGTATATTGATTCCATGGCTGTACCGGGTCAGCTTCGTCCGGTTTATCACCTTATTCTTCATCGCGATTCTTGTCCTGGAAACGATCCAGGCTCTTACCTTCCTGGGCAGCTTCGATATCAACGACGCTCTTCAGAATTCGATTGGAGCAGCTCTGGGTTTTGGGGCGTACAAGCTTGGTTTCCGTTACCGGAGCCTCGGGCGCAATCTGGTGGCAACGGCTGTATCGGTTATGGTTCTTTTTATAGCTTTATGGGGGTTAGGGGAGGCGGTAGACAAAATAATAACTAAAGTAGAGGGTCCGTTCACAGCGATCACGGAATGGACGGACACCTCGGGCAATTCATCCGCAGACAAACCGGACAGCATTCAAATCAACGGACAGAAGATACCGCTCCGCTATAACCTATATGGCGCTGAAGGCGGAGAGTCCAGAACGTTCACGTACAAGTCTGAGGGTCAGACGACTTTCTGCTTCACTTTCGGAAACCCCGAACCAACAGATTATTCCGGTGAGATCAGTATTACCCGGGATGGCCAGGAATTCTTGAATTATTCTGCAGATTTTCAGCGTACTAATCCTGAACAGTACCCTGTGGTATATGAGATGCCGGCTCTGCCGGGGCAAGAGCTGAAGATCACGCTTAAGGGCGGCTTGAAAGTATGGGATGTAGGATATAAAAAGATGCAGTATATCTGGAACTGAGTACTTAATCTTCTACTCCGAGAGGATTGGTGACGGTAATGAGAATGGCATTTGTACTGTTCGATGGCATGACCACCATGGATTTCGTGGGATTCTATGATACAGTCACCTGGCTGGCGATCCTGAAGGCGAAGGAGGACGTATCCTGGACTTTCTGCGCCAACAAGGCTGAGGTGACAGATGACCGGGGGTTGACCATGAAGGCCGATGAGGTGCTGCCTGTTCTGGGGGCATTCGACCTGGTGTTCCTTCCGGGCGGCATGCCGACCCGGACACTCCGCTATGACGAGGACTTTATGAGCTGGATACGGACGGCAGAAGGCGCACACTACAAAGTGTCGGTCTGCACGGGTGCGCTGCTGTTAGGGGCGGCAGGATTCCTGAAGGGGAAAAAAGCGACCACGAACTCATCGGCCTACGATCTGCTTGCCCCTTACTGCGGGGAAGTCGTTAAGGCCCGGGCCGTCCGGGACGGCGACACCTTCACCGGAGGCGGAGTGACGTCCTCGATCGATCTGGGCCTCTACCTGATCGAGTGCTTAGTGGATACAGACACTGCGCTCCAGGTGCAAAAAAGACTGGAGTACCCCTATTATCAGTCAGGTAAGCTGAGCGATATCTACTATCCGTATGAAGAGGAATAGAGAGGATTCAGCAAGAAAGGCAAGCCCCTACTGCGGGGCTTGCCTTTTCTGCCGTTATTATTGCGGGGCTGCAGCGTCCAATTGAACCGCCACGTAGCTTCCCAGCTCAACCATGCCTGCACTATCCAGCTTAGTGGCATCGTATTGCTTGATGACCTCGGCGGTTTTCTGCATCAGCTCCGAGCTGTCGGTATTGCCCAGAACGCGCAGGACTACCAGAGTCTCGCCTTTCTTCAGCTGTTCGCCCAGCTTGGTCTTGTAGGCATCTAGAGAATCTACCTCCAGCCCCTGGGTTACGTAATAATCGTAGGCATTGCTGGTGGCCTTGAACAGAGGCAGCTCATGGTCCAGCCAGTAGGCCTTGTCCATCACATACTCTACATCGGTGGCTGTAGCATCATTGGAGTTATAGAGCAGATAAGGAAGTCCAGTATTGGTGGCGTTATTAGTCGGGTCAACATTGACCCATTCGTCGCCGATCTTCACCTTGTTCCAGGCGTGATTCACACCGCTCATGGTTCCTGTGACGACCATCGAAGGGACCTGGACGAGATCCGAGAGCAGCTGGAAGGTATGGGCATAGCTCATGCATACGCCGACTTTTTTAACCAGAATGCCATAGGTATTGAAAGAATCGTTATACTTCGCATCTACTGTCTTGAACTCCTGTTCCTTGGCATTCTCCAGTGCAGCATCGTCATAGACAGTGTTATCATTCAGATAATCATAGATCGCCATCTGCTTCTCATCCGCGCTCATGCCTTCCTTGATCGTAGCCGCGATTACTTTATCTGCTTCGGCAAGAATCTCCTTCTGCTTGGTGCGGATGGACTCGGCAGAATCATCATAATTGACATTCAACGTCAGCTTCTCGTAATCGTAGCCATAACCGCGGAAGCCGAGAATGAGCGGGTTCTGGTAGACCACCTTCTCAATCACATCCACCAGGGTGCGGGCATTCTGCGCCTCCGGGAAGGCTTGCAGCGAAATTTCGGTCTCGCCATTCATAAGGGATAACGCGAGGTATTCCTCCAGCGCAGAGTCTGCATGAATGAGGTCAGCCCGTATCGTGGTGCCTGGAACCGCCTGCTTGTTGCCTTCTTCTACCTTGCTCTTGGTATTTTCTTTTTGCTGGTCGATGACATTATCTCCAGCTTCACTGGCGTTCCCGCTATCGTTGTTGTCGATGATAGTTGGTATATCCGGTGCAGGCACATAATCTGTGTCATTCTGCGGCTCCACATATCCCGGGTTCGCCTTGTTGCTCTGGGCGGCGGCAAGACTGGCAATATCCGCTTCCGTCAATTGCGCAACCTGAACATATCCTTTGAGCGCAGTACCTTGAAGCGTGTACGGGACATCAGTTGGACCGGAAGCCTTAAGAGTCACAGCTTCGGTGTCGTACATCACTGTTACTGAGGCTTTGGAGCCGTCAATGAACTGAACAGGAACGGTTTTGGGCAGCTCTGTGGCATTCTTGTACAATTTCAGGTTGATGTTATCCTCAGGAGCCACAGTGCGCGGCAGACGTTTGGATAACGCCACGGTATCTGCCGAGCGGCTGAACCGGGATTCTTTGTCCCCCTGAACGGCAGTGACGTAATATTCACCTTGCACATTGTTATTCTGTATGCTGGTAATGGTCTCATCTACCACACCTAGCGCACCGCGTCCATCCTTCATGAAGTCGTTATACAAGTTGCCCTTCACTGTTGCAATCAGCAGCGGGCGCTGATCCGCGTAGCCTTGCTCCGCACCGCTGAGCGGCTCATTCGTGTTCTCCATCGTAATGTGGGAAGCACTGTAAATGTTATAGCTCTCTGCACCCGGCACCTCATCCCAGACCAGGGTTAATCTGCCGTCCAGACTGATGTCGGATTGCAGGTTCGGCACAGGAAGATCCGACTTCACCGTGAACGGAATGATCACCGGCTGCTTCAGCAGAGTTGGCGACTTGGCATCCAGGTCATAGTTGAGCCGGATGTAGTAGACAGGCGCGTTCCCCCAGGAGCTGGCTCCGGTAGCGCGCAGGGAATCGGAGGGAAGAACGCCGAAGCCGAGCGGCTTGATGGAGTATACGCTTTTGCCGTCAACAAGCTGTGAGTCCTCAAGGGTCCCGACTTTGCTCTCCGGGAGTGCCTTGATATCGGTATGTACGGATAACGTCTTGCCGATGGCTTCGGAACCAAGATCGGTATTGAATCTGAAGATGAATTCCATATCCTGCTCCACATTATACATAGGCATGATGCCCGGACTGTGATCTGCTTCGTCTGAATCATACTTCTGCTTCAGATCGTACACGGTCTGTGAAGCCTCAGGCGGAGGGTTCCCCGAAGTGTTCTTTGTCTCAGCAGTTGCCGTGGCTGCCGGGCTGGATGAAGGCGCTGGACTTCCTTCTTTGCTGCCCCCCATGCAGCCTGTCAGAATCACACACATGATGAGTAGCAGTATTGCCAGTTGTTTCACTTTCACTAACGTCCTCTCCCGTCTGGTTTCTGTATGAGGGTAACCATGGACCATCCAGAATTACCCATTATAAATCACAGGAGATATATAACCCATTCGGATACTATTAAAACAAAATTGGGATAATTTATATTTAAGTATTTTTTGCAGCAGGGTTTGACCTCCCAATCTAATACCATTCAAAAACAAGCCGCAGCGTAATTGCACATAGCAACTACACTGCGGCTTATTGTGCGAACCCATACATTACTCTACATAAACCGCCGCTGCACCTTTTTGCCGTCATAGGTGAACAGAGCGTTTTTGTCTTCTACAACAGTCTGCAGATGCACGGTACGGCCCCAGAGGGCGTAGATATGCGGGAGCGTGCGCTCCAGGTATTTCAGATCCAGCTCGACGCTCTCATAGCGGTGGGCAATCAAGAGTTCGCCGTTCCGCTCATAATCGGCATCCTGAATGACGAGGTACGGGGAGCCGCCGTTCACCCGGGCCAGCACCAGCTGGTCGCGCACATTCTCCCACGCTTTATCGGTAATTTTCCACTCCGGGCCCTTTTTCTCGAACACATAGAGGTCCAGGTCGTTCACCAGTTCCTTCGACAGATAGCTGCGGATGAAGGAGATGTCGGAATCCAGCTCGCGCACCTCGAACATTTTGTCCCGGTCCCAGCGCTTCTCAATGTCCTCGAAAATCTTCAGGCCTAGGTAATACGGATTCAGGCTCTGGCGCGATGGCTGCACCACCGATGAATTCAGCTTGGCGTATTCGACTGTCTCTTCGGCAGTCAGGTCCAGCTCGCGCATAATCCGCTGATGCCAATAGGAGGCCCAGCCTTCGTATTGCTAAGGTGCTTAATCACTGTGTGGTAGAAGCCAATGGCTGGTTGAATATATGTCATTGTCATTTTTTGTTTGTTAAAGTAATATTTTAGGTAACGATAAAAAAGGGAGTTGCTGTAAGTGGGAGAGGTCATCGACCTTGTAAAAGTTTTAGACCACGATAATCGAGATCGTGATGCATATAGTTCGATTAATGGATACTTTTATCAGTTTGAGTTAACTTTGTTGCACATTCTCAATGAGGGTACTGACGAAGATGCCTTTGGAGACAGTTATCAGCCTGCTGAATATCAACTAGAAACAATTGAGGATTACACGAAATATTTTGAAGAAAACGGGAAGCAATTTATAAAAGTTGCGCAAATTAAACATTATACAACCGAGGCTCCAAATTCGAAATACTATGATGCAGTCCTTTGGCTATATTATAATTTTCTGAAATTTTTAGAGCAAAGCACAGGAAATATTGAATACTGTGCTTATATATTTCATTTCGATAAGACACCAGATAGAAGCAACGAAGCCATGTACAAAGTGTTATCGGAAGCAATTGTCTCGAATGAAAATAAAGATGACGATAAGAAGCAGTCTTCTCCCTACAAAAAGATCGTTGCAAATTCATATCACAATCAACAAAATATTTTGCAATTCTGCACTCTTGCAAAATTTAAAAAGTGTCCTTCTTATAGTGAGGTGACAAAAAAATTAAAATTAAAATTGAAAGAGCATTACCATAACGTAAAGCATGGTGAAGTGGAGTGGCTTTATGCGTCGGCGGTAAGCAAATTGATAAATGACGGAAGAGAAAAAATTCCATTCACCTTAAAGAGTTTAGATGATTATATTTGTGCTGAAAGACCAGAGTTTTTAGTTGAAGATTTCTACAAAGAATTGATCATTGATAAACTATTTTATGAGATTGAAAAAATGAAAAACCCACGAAGAACATGGAGAACTTTGAGCGAGACAACAATAGAATCTTATGAACATATATACAATAAGATTAAAACATTTATTAAAAATAAATTTCGAATTCCTTCATTTAGAATTTCTTTTTTACTTTCAGTTGCCCCTAAACAGTTGGATCAAAACTACAGTTTAAACTCTCTTGAAGAGTATCAAACTTTTTTAGAATGTATTGATTTGATTAACGATTTTTTTGGAAAATTGGCGAAAATAATGTATTTTTTCGAAAACTCAGGACATGAAGCGGACCTTGAAGAATGGTTTTTTATAAATGATGAAGCTTGGTTATGTGAAATTCCTGGTGAACAAAGAGGTCGTGGTGTAATTATGGGAGACTGCCCTGGTGACCCATATAGTAGGTTGTTTGAGATTATTCCGCGGTTTGGGAAAATGGAATTAAAGCCAGATGTTGTGTATTTAAGTGCAATTGATGGAATTACCGCTACTACAGGAATTAGGTATATACATGATATTACAGAAATTGATGATGGATTTTTTAATCATTGTGACCCAGCCCAAGAACACTTCCATATTCAGTGCTTACAGTGTTTATCGATTTACAAGTACGAAGAAACGGAAAAAATAGCACACATATTTTTAGATGGATGTACAGAAAGGAATGATAGTTAAATGAGAATAATGCAGGTGAGGCAATTTTTTGAGAGTAATGGTTTTAGTGAAACGCAATTTAAACGAAAAATGCAAAATATTGAGGGAGAAGAATACAGCATTCTTCGTTTTGATTGCGTTTTAATAAATAAGGAGAGATCGGAAATTTATATACTAGAAGAAAAACTGAATTGTATGTTCACAAGAACTGAAATAGAGAAATTGGAAAATATGATTGCGGCTTTTATCCCTTTTTTACGTAATAGTGATCCAATTAAGTACAATATAAATCTGATGTTATTATGTCCATTACATATTAAACAGAGTAATAATACTTCAAAGGAGAAGACTGCTTCAATAATAGGAGTGGAAAGAAGTAAGCAAACATGCAGAAAAATATTTCTTGATACTTCAAGCGATAACTTTGATGATGAATTATCTATGATTCCTTCATTTCCATTGCGCGTTGATTTTAAATTTGCTGAGTCAGAACAGTCCAATTTATCATTTAAGATTAAAGAGGTTTTATCAGATGAGTTGACTAAAGAACTGTCGAAAGAAAATTCCAAAGTGGATCTAGATAAAATCACCTCATTATTAAGGGGCATACAAGATGAGAAATAATGGATTTATCATTAAAAGTATTAAGATTTATAATTTTAGAGGTTACAAAGAACAAGAATTTAATTTTGTTCATGATGATGGAGAAGGTGCGGATTTTATATTGCTTGGTGGACCAAATGGTTACGGTAAATCTTCTTTAATAGATGCTGTTGAGTGGTGTCTCACAGGCAATATCAGGAGATTATACGATGATTATCGATCTCGAAAAGAAACGTCAAAGAACATGCAGAATTGCCTGATTCGGCATAACAGTTCAGTTGAAGATGTAATGGTAACGATTGAAGCTTTATTTGCAAATAAGCCGATAAAGGTGGAAAGAGTATTTTTAAAAAAATTTGATGAAGAGCAATGTTTTGATTCAAACAAATCATCTTTGAAAATTAACAATGTTCCAATTGATATGGCGGAACAATCAAGAGATACATTTGATTTGTCAATGTTCAATTTGTTCTATGATAGGCATATCTGCTCTTATGAAAAAAATATAAGGGTTTACGAAAAGAGCAGATCTGATATATACGAAATGTTTTCATCATTTTTCGGTGGAACAAAAGAAATTGAGACAATTATCAATAATCTGGATGGGTACATTGAAGGAAGCGGTAAGAATAAGACAAAGATAAAGGGGGTAATTGAAGAACTAGAAGACCGAATAGAAAAAAATGAAAAAACAGCCTTGAGTACGACCAAAGAAAAATATGAAGAAGCTCAAAAAAAACTCCGAGATTTAATGGGAAATAGCAATCAGAATAGTGATATATCAACATTGATAAGTCAGTATTCCATAAATAAAGAATATATAGAAGAATTAAGTCCTCACTCAATAATAAGTAATGGCACAGATTTTCAAGACATAATAAATACCTTAAACAAGCAAGAAAAACACCTAGAAGATATTAAATTTATAAAAGAGAAATACAAAATTTATGAAAATAGCCAAACTTATATTTCTATATTGAAGCATAACATTAAATTTACGGAGTTTATTGATAAAATAGAAAATCCGTATTATGAATTGAAAGAAAGAATTGAAAATATACATGGGAAAAATCGTGATTTTATTGAATCTTCTTTGCTAGAGAATCAACTAATTTTACGGCAAATAAACGAAAACAAAGGAACTAATAAAGCGTCAGCAGAAAAACTACTATCCTTGTCCAAAAGGATGTTGTCTGGCAATGATCAGCAACTTATAAAATTTAATACAATCAACGAAAGTTTAATGGAATTAGAATTAGCAAATACTCAATTAGATGTGTATAAGAGCACAGATCCTGTGTTGACTGCATTAAGGAATTTAATAGATCACTCAGAAGGCTTTGAAAAGATGCGGGAAGAAGGCCAGCAGGAATGCCCTTTGTGCGGAAGCGAAATAGCATTCTCCAATAAAGATACGGATCTAATAAAAACAGCTCGTAACATCTTAGGCGAGGTTGATGAGAAGAGGGCCGAAATACAAAAAAAAGCAAATACGCTTTATGACAATATCATTTTTTTATTTAGGACTTTTAAAGAATACTTACTAACAGTCGCAACCAAAGAAATAGATTTAAATAAGAAAATGATTAATGATTTTGAGTCAACAGCCACATTTAAGCTACGTTGCTCCTCATTTGGACTGGACTTTGATACTCTTAATGTGGAAACATTGATGAATAGTAAAGAACTGCTCAAAAAAAACATGGAAGATATTGTAACTTTAGATGTCCTTGCTAACGAAATTTTGAATGGATTAAGTAATGCGCAAAATGAGTTACAATTCGTTTCTAGAGAGAACGACTCAGGGAGTGTCATATCAAAAGATGATTTTTTTGAATTAGAATTAAGAAAAAAAATTGAAAAATTATCTATATTTATTGAGAAGTACGACCAGAAAAGAGGCAGCCTTCCCGCAGCGATTGATTTGTCAACTAGCTTGACCACAGATGATATCACATTAAAAATTAGTATTTTGAAGCAGATTCAAAATAGATTGACAAACAACAAGCAACTTGAAGAAGCAAGAGAAGAAGCTGATGTTAAGCAGAAACAATACAACACTCAAAACGAACTTTATCAGCAAAAGATAGCTGAGTTAAAAAAGGTAAAATCCATATCGCATAGGCTGAATCTAAGTAGAACTGAATGGGACAAACAAATTGCAGACCAGATAAGACAGCCTTTACAAAAAATTTATCGTAGGATTAACCGTCATACAAATATCGATAACATTAATTTATTGGTTGAGGGGAGAAAAAACCCTCAAGCTAAGTTAGTAGCAAATATTGGAGATAAGAATATTTCGGCAACAAATATTTTAAGCGCAGGACAACTTTCTGTAGTCGCACTCAGCATATTTTTAACTGTGGCAATGGGACTTAGGGATCAATCGTTTAAATGTTACTTTCTGGATGACCCAATTCAAACGATGGATGATTTAAATGTACTTTCATTCATTGATTTGCTTAGAACGGAATTGTTGCAAACAGAAGGGAAAAGATTTGTAGATCAACTATTTTTCACGACTTGCAATGAGAACTTAGAAAAGTTAGTTTCCCATAAAATGAAAAGCTTTGGTGTAAGGTTTAATCATTTTCACTTTACAGGTTATGGTCAATTTGAAAAGAAAAATTAAAAACAATCAGTTTGTAAAAGAGCGGTTAGCATTTTAACCGCTCTTAAAATTTAACCATACTTTATATCAAATTCAAAGTGTCTGAGAACTGCTAAACAGATTGCCTCTTGCATATTTTCTCCAACCAAGTAAATACTCCCTTTATCATCTGTGATTCGATGCGAACGTATGCGGCAGTATCCTTTTCCGTTTTGATATTTCATTTCCACCGTAACATTAGGGTCAATTCTAGACACTTTTTCAGCGAGTTCTAAAGCACTTGTTAAACTCGTAGAATAATGCCAAAACCCCATATCGTAGTATCGATTATACCAGTCAAGGCCTTGGTCACTTTCAAAACAATCAAACTGTAAGACGTATTGACTTATGAGCTGGTTACGTTCCTTTGAAGTCATATCATTCCAATTGTACGTGTACATTTATTTAGACTCCTTCCAGGTATTTAAATCCACAAAGGGTTGAGGAATTACATTTAATAATTTGTATTCCTATAATCAAGAATACATGTAGGAGATTGCTTGAAGAATAACAACTCACATGGATATATAAATAGAATATCCAAATACTAGAAAAATTATTAATTTATTAGCATATTCATTCAATATCCAACCCAATATCCAACTCTCTTTCCCCTATAACCGTAACCTTCGAAATCAACGTCCGAAGCAGCAACTTAGCCTCCTCAACAGGCATCATATTTATCGCATCCAAAACCGTCTTTATCTTGCTTTCAAGCATTTCCTTCAGCTCTTCCACCTGTACTTTCTGTCCCTGTTCATTCGAACTTTGATTCTCCTGTATAACCTTCTCCATCCGCTGCTTCTCCTCGTTTAAATCCTGCAACTCGATCAATCCAGCAGTATAGGCTTCAACCTTCCGCTTATAACGATTTTTAGCAGCCGTAATTTTTTGATCTCCACGGCTGCTCATGCTGCTGCGGGCTTTTTCGACGAGATGAGGAACCAGTTCAAGGCTAAGTGAATCTGACAAACCTGCTAACCCCTGCAAAAACCAGGACTCCACTTCGTCGGCCTTGTACTGCTTGCTCGTACATGTTCCTTTGTTCTTATTCGCAGAACAGCGGTAGACGCGGTAACGTCTGTCTCGTGACCCTGACCAGCCAATGCTCATCCCCGACCCGCAGTTTCCACATTTCAGTATGCCGCCGAGAAGATGGGGGCTGGTCTGGGCGCGGGGGGCAATGCTGGGTCTGTTCATTTTGCTCTGCACTCTTTCCCAAGTGTTCTTGTCGATAATGGCGGGTAGGCAATCGTCAATGACAATCCAATCCTTATCATCCTTTATGGTTCTTTTCTTCTTACTTGAATCCACGCGGTTCCATACAAAGGTACCTTTATATACAGGGTTATTAAGCAGCAGTTTTACAGAACGAATAGACCATTCTTTGTTGTGCCTGGAAGGGATGCCTTCTTCGTTCAGTTGTCTGGCAATTGCGAAGAAGCCCATTCCCTGATTGAGGTATAGTTCATACATTTGTCGTACAATCTTTGCCTCGGGCTCATGGATGATAAGGACTTTATCTTCCAAGCGGTACCCGTAGGGACTCTGGGTCAGCCATTTACCTTGGTTGGCAGCATGGAACATATTATCCAGTACACGCTCTCGAATACGTTCGCGTTCAAATTCCGCGACAGCACCCAGCACTTGAAGCGTTAAACGGCCTGATGGCGTGTTCGTATCAAACGATTCACTAATTGAGATGAACGCAACCTGATGCTGCTGGAACATATCGATCAGCGTAAGCAAATCGAGCAGACGGCGGCTCATCCGATCCAGTTTGGTGACCATAGCTTCTAAGATTTCTATGCCATCAACCGCTAGAGCTGAGGGCGGTATGCGCTTTTTGCGAAGTAAGTAATAGGGTTCGCTGTTGATCACTCATAAAA is a window encoding:
- a CDS encoding AAA family ATPase, with translation MRNNGFIIKSIKIYNFRGYKEQEFNFVHDDGEGADFILLGGPNGYGKSSLIDAVEWCLTGNIRRLYDDYRSRKETSKNMQNCLIRHNSSVEDVMVTIEALFANKPIKVERVFLKKFDEEQCFDSNKSSLKINNVPIDMAEQSRDTFDLSMFNLFYDRHICSYEKNIRVYEKSRSDIYEMFSSFFGGTKEIETIINNLDGYIEGSGKNKTKIKGVIEELEDRIEKNEKTALSTTKEKYEEAQKKLRDLMGNSNQNSDISTLISQYSINKEYIEELSPHSIISNGTDFQDIINTLNKQEKHLEDIKFIKEKYKIYENSQTYISILKHNIKFTEFIDKIENPYYELKERIENIHGKNRDFIESSLLENQLILRQINENKGTNKASAEKLLSLSKRMLSGNDQQLIKFNTINESLMELELANTQLDVYKSTDPVLTALRNLIDHSEGFEKMREEGQQECPLCGSEIAFSNKDTDLIKTARNILGEVDEKRAEIQKKANTLYDNIIFLFRTFKEYLLTVATKEIDLNKKMINDFESTATFKLRCSSFGLDFDTLNVETLMNSKELLKKNMEDIVTLDVLANEILNGLSNAQNELQFVSRENDSGSVISKDDFFELELRKKIEKLSIFIEKYDQKRGSLPAAIDLSTSLTTDDITLKISILKQIQNRLTNNKQLEEAREEADVKQKQYNTQNELYQQKIAELKKVKSISHRLNLSRTEWDKQIADQIRQPLQKIYRRINRHTNIDNINLLVEGRKNPQAKLVANIGDKNISATNILSAGQLSVVALSIFLTVAMGLRDQSFKCYFLDDPIQTMDDLNVLSFIDLLRTELLQTEGKRFVDQLFFTTCNENLEKLVSHKMKSFGVRFNHFHFTGYGQFEKKN
- a CDS encoding ABC-three component system middle component 1 produces the protein MRIMQVRQFFESNGFSETQFKRKMQNIEGEEYSILRFDCVLINKERSEIYILEEKLNCMFTRTEIEKLENMIAAFIPFLRNSDPIKYNINLMLLCPLHIKQSNNTSKEKTASIIGVERSKQTCRKIFLDTSSDNFDDELSMIPSFPLRVDFKFAESEQSNLSFKIKEVLSDELTKELSKENSKVDLDKITSLLRGIQDEK
- a CDS encoding recombinase family protein gives rise to the protein MVTKLDRMSRRLLDLLTLIDMFQQHQVAFISISESFDTNTPSGRLTLQVLGAVAEFERERIRERVLDNMFHAANQGKWLTQSPYGYRLEDKVLIIHEPEAKIVRQMYELYLNQGMGFFAIARQLNEEGIPSRHNKEWSIRSVKLLLNNPVYKGTFVWNRVDSSKKKRTIKDDKDWIVIDDCLPAIIDKNTWERVQSKMNRPSIAPRAQTSPHLLGGILKCGNCGSGMSIGWSGSRDRRYRVYRCSANKNKGTCTSKQYKADEVESWFLQGLAGLSDSLSLELVPHLVEKARSSMSSRGDQKITAAKNRYKRKVEAYTAGLIELQDLNEEKQRMEKVIQENQSSNEQGQKVQVEELKEMLESKIKTVLDAINMMPVEEAKLLLRTLISKVTVIGERELDIGLDIE